The Mycolicibacterium smegmatis genome has a window encoding:
- a CDS encoding adenylosuccinate synthase, producing MPAIVLIGAQWGDEGKGKATDLLGGRVQWVVRYQGGNNAGHTVVLPTGENFALHLIPSGILTPGVTNVIGNGVVVDPGVLLTELKGLEDRGVDTSNLLISADAHLLMPYHVAIDKVVERWAGSKKIGTTGRGIGPCYQDKIARIGIRVADVLDEQVLAEKIEAALEFKNQVLVKIYNRKALEPAEVLENLLEQAEGFKHRIADARLLLNQALENDEAVLLEGSQGTLLDVDHGTYPFVTSSNPTAGGAAVGSGIGPTRITTVLGILKAYTTRVGSGPFPTELFDEHGAYLAKTGGEVGVTTGRARRCGWFDAVIARYATRVNGITDYFLTKLDVLSSLETVPVCVGYTVDGKRVDEMPMTQSDIARAEPVYEELPGWWEDISGAREFEDLPAKARDYVLRLEELAGAYVSCIGVGPGRDQTIVRRDVLAAR from the coding sequence ATGCCGGCAATCGTGCTCATCGGGGCCCAATGGGGCGACGAGGGCAAAGGTAAAGCCACCGATCTACTCGGTGGACGCGTGCAGTGGGTAGTTCGCTACCAGGGCGGCAACAACGCGGGACACACCGTCGTGTTGCCCACCGGGGAGAACTTCGCGCTGCACCTCATCCCCTCGGGCATCCTCACACCCGGGGTCACCAACGTCATCGGTAACGGTGTGGTGGTCGACCCGGGCGTGCTGTTGACCGAGCTGAAGGGCCTCGAGGATCGCGGGGTCGACACGTCGAACCTGCTGATCTCGGCCGACGCCCATCTGCTGATGCCGTACCACGTCGCGATCGACAAGGTCGTGGAGCGCTGGGCGGGCAGCAAGAAGATCGGCACCACGGGCCGCGGTATCGGCCCGTGCTACCAGGACAAGATCGCGCGCATCGGCATCCGGGTGGCCGACGTGCTCGACGAGCAGGTGCTGGCCGAAAAGATCGAGGCCGCACTTGAATTCAAGAACCAGGTGCTGGTCAAGATCTACAACCGCAAGGCGCTGGAGCCCGCCGAGGTGCTCGAGAACCTGCTGGAACAGGCCGAGGGCTTCAAGCATCGCATCGCCGACGCGCGGCTGCTGCTCAACCAGGCGCTGGAGAACGACGAGGCCGTGCTGCTCGAGGGCTCGCAGGGCACCCTGCTGGATGTCGACCACGGCACGTATCCCTTTGTCACGTCGTCGAACCCGACGGCAGGCGGCGCCGCGGTCGGCTCGGGCATCGGGCCCACCCGCATCACCACGGTGCTGGGCATCCTCAAGGCGTACACCACGCGCGTCGGCTCCGGTCCGTTCCCCACCGAACTGTTCGACGAGCACGGCGCCTACCTGGCCAAGACCGGTGGCGAGGTCGGTGTCACGACCGGCCGCGCCCGTCGATGCGGCTGGTTCGACGCGGTGATCGCGCGCTACGCGACCAGGGTCAACGGCATCACCGACTACTTCCTGACCAAGCTCGACGTGCTGTCGAGCCTGGAGACAGTGCCGGTGTGCGTCGGCTACACGGTCGACGGCAAGCGTGTCGACGAGATGCCGATGACGCAGTCGGACATCGCCCGCGCCGAGCCCGTCTACGAGGAACTGCCGGGCTGGTGGGAGGACATCTCGGGCGCACGCGAGTTCGAGGATCTGCCCGCCAAGGCCCGCGACTACGTGCTGCGCCTCGAAGAGCTTGCCGGAGCGTATGTTTCGTGCATCGGTGTGGGGCCGGGCCGGGATCAGACCATCGTGCGCCGTGACGTGCTGGCTGCCCGTTGA